The Faecalibacter bovis genome includes the window TCAGTATTTTAATTTAGGAAATACTGAAGCGCACTTCTTAACAACTGGTCCAGAAATTTGGGCACAAACAGAAGGTAAAATTACACACTTAATTGGGTGTACTGGTACTGGAGGTACATTAACAGGAAGTGGACGTTATATAAAAGAACAAAATCCTAATGTCAGAGTAATTGGCGTAGATGCTTATGGTTCTATTTTAAAGAAATATCACGAAACGGGTGAAATTGATCCAAACGAAATTTATTCTTACCAAATAGAAGGGATGGGAAAAAATTTAGTTCCAGGAGCTTTAGATTTTTCAGTAGTTGATAAATTCGTGAAAGTTTCTGATGAAGAATCAGCATACACGACTCGTGAATTAGCTCTTAAAGAAGGTTTAATGGTAGGTTATACTTCTGGTGCAGCTACACAAGCGCTTAAACAATTAGCTGCAGAAGGAGAGTTTGACGAAAATTCTGTCGTTGCTGTTATATTTCCAGATCACGGTTCTCGTTACATCACTAAAGTTTTTAGCGACGAATGGATGAATGAACAAGGCTTTAACAATAGCAAATTAAACGGTTTAGAATCTCGTGCTACCGTTGAATACATCAATAAATAAAATAATTTGAATATATTTGAAAAGTAGAAATTGAATCTTTCAGTTTCTGCTTTTTAACTTAAATACAAGATACTACAATGGATATTTTTGAAAGATTAAAACAAAATCCAGGTCCATTAGGACAATTCGCTGATTACGGTGAAGGTTACTACGTTTTCCCACAATTAAAAGGTGAAATCGGACCAGTAATGGAATTCCAAGGAAAAAAAGTTATTACTTGGTCTATCAATAACTACTTAGGTTTAGCAAATCACCCAGAAGTACGTAAAGCTGATGCTGACGCTGCTGCTGAATACGGTATGGCATATCCAATGGGTGCTCGTGCAATGTCAGGTCAAACTGATTTCCACGCTCAATTAGAACAAGAATTAGCTGATTTCGTTCAGAAAGAATCTTCATATTTAATGAATTTCGGTTACCAAGGTATGGTATCGACAATTGATGCTTTAGTATCTAAAAATGATGTTATCGTTTATGATGCAGAGTGTCACGCTTGTATTGTAGACGGTGTTCGTTTACACTTTGGTAAACGTTTTATTTACCAACACAACAACATCGAAAGTTTTGAAAAAACTATTATCCGTGCTCGCAAATTAGCAGACAAGCAAGGTGGTGGTGTTTTAGTTATTACTGAAGGTGTTTTTGGTATGACTGGAAAACAAGGAATTTTAAAAGAAATCGCTGCTTACAAAGACGAATACAACTTCCGTTTATTAGTAGATGATGCACACGGTTTTGGTACTTTAGGTAAAACTGGAGCTGGAGCTGGAGAAGAGCAAGGATGTCAAGATAAAATTGATATTTATTTCTCAACTTTCGCAAAATCTATGGCTGGTTTCGGGGCTTTTATTGCTGGTGATAAAGATATTATCCGTATTTTAAAATATAACTTACGTTCTCAAATCTTCGCAAAATCTTTAACTATGCCAATGGTTATTGGAGGATTAAAGCGTTTAGAGTTATTAAGAAATTCATCTGAATTAAAAGATAAATTATGGCACAATGTAAATAAAATCCAAAACGGTTTAAAAGAACGTGGATTTGATATCGGTGGTTCTGATACTTGTGTTACACCAATCGTATTAAACGGTTCTCCAATCGAGGCTACTGTTTTAGCGAAAGAAATGCGTGAAGAATACGGAATTTTCGTATCTGTTGTGGTTTACCCAGTTATTCCTAAAGGAATGATTATTTTCCGTATTATCCCAACAGCTGTACACGAAGATGAGCACATTGAGTACACGTTAAATTCATTTGCTGAAATTCGTGGAAAATTAGAAGATGGATACTACAAAAGAAAAGCAGAAGAATTAAATGTTGATTTCGTTCAATATTAATATTTTGCAATAAAATACATGAAGCCTTAAACATATTATTGTTTAAGGCTTTTTTTTTTCAAAAACCTGTTAAAAAATCAACTTTTTTTTGAAAGATTATCCTATTCACATTTCATATCTTTGTTAGACACAATTTTCACACAAACAAATACAAACAACTCTTATGAAAGTTCATAATTTTAGTGCTGGTCCATGTATCTTACCACAAGTGGTTTTTGATAAAATGGCAGAAGCATGTTTAAATTTTAATAACTCAGGAACATCTATCTTAGAAATTTCTCACCGTCGTAAAGATGCGGTAGAAGTTATAGATAATGCTCGTGCTTTAGTTAAAGAATTAATGAATGTTCCAGCAACGCACGATGTTTTATTTATGCAAGGAGGTGCTTCGTTACAGTTCCCTACAGTTGCTTACAATTTATTAACTGAAGGTGGAAAAGCTGCTTATTTAGATTCTGGTAAATGGGCTGCTAATGCAATTAAAGAAGCAAAGCGTTTCGGAGAAATCAATGTTGTAGCCTCATCAAAAGAAGATAATTACAATTACGTACCAAAAGGGTATGATATTCCTACAGATGTAGATTATTTCCACTGTACATCAAATAATACAATTTTCGGAACTCAAATGAAAGAGTTTCCAACGACAAACGCTCCGTTAGTTTGCGATATGTCATCAGATATTTTATCAAAGCATGTTGATGTTTCAAAATTTGGAGTGATTTACGCTGGAGCTCAGAAAAACATGGGACCTGCAGGTTCTGCAGTAGCAATCGTTCAAAAAGATTTATTAGGTAAAACAGGTCGTAATATTCCAGATTATTTAAATTACGAAACTCATATTAAGAAAGAATCTTCTTTTAATACTTGGCCAGTAATTGCGATTTACGGTGTAATGTTAAACTTACAATGGTTAAAAGAGCAAGGTGGAGTAGAAGCTATTGCAAAAGTAAATACTGCAAAAGCTGAAGCAATGTACGCTGAAATTGATCGTAATGGATTATTTACAGGAACTGCTAATATCGAAGATCGTTCGCAAATGAATGCAACTTTCGTTTTAAATAATGAAAATATTAAAGCAGAATTTGATGCAATGTTAAAAGAAGCTGGTGTAGTTTCTTTAGCTGGTCACCGTGATGTTGGTGGTTACCGTGCATCTATGTATAATGCTTTACCATTAGAATCGGTTCAGGTTTTAGTGGAAGTAATGAAGCAATTTGAACAAAAATTCGGATAAAATTTTATAGTATTAAGTATGATGTACAATTGTAGTATGTGATACTTAATACTTTTTACAACTTACATTTTACAATAATAACAATGAAAATATTAGCAAATGACGGAATCTCTAAAGCTGGACAAGAAGCTTTAGAAGCAAAAGGTTTCGAAGTAATAACTACACACGTAGCTCAAGAACAATTAGCAAATTATATTAACGATAAACAAGTTGAAGTTTTATTAGTTCGTTCAGCAACAAAAGTTCGTCAAGATTTAATTGATGCGACGAATTTAAAAATGATTGGTCGTGGTGGAGTTGGAATGGATAACATCGATGTAGAATATGCTCGTGAAAAAGGAATTCAAGTAATTAATACGCCAGCCTCTTCATCTCAGTCGGTTGCAGAATTTGTATTTGCTCACATTTTTTCTATCGTAAGAAATTTACACAACGCAAATCGTAACATGCCATTAGAAGGAGATACAAACTTCAATGGTTTAAAGAAAGCTTATGCTAAAGCTTACGAATTACGTGGGAAAACTATGGGAGTTATTGGTTTTGGACGTATCGGAGTTGAGGTTATTCGTGTTGCAATTGGATTAGGAATGAACGTTGTAGTTTATGATAAATTTCCAGCAACTCGCGAAATTGAATTAGATTTCTTTGACGGTCAAACAGTTAAATTTACTTTAACTTCAACTGATTTTGATGAAGTAATTACGAAAGCAGATTTTATTACACTTCACGTTCCTGCGCAAGATGGTTACATCATTGGAGCTAAAGAATTAGCTAAAATGAAAGATGGTGTTGTCATTGTAAATACTGCTCGTGGTGGTGTTATTGACGAATTAGCATTAACAGAAGCAATTGAATCAGGTAAAGTCTTAGGAGCAGGTTTAGATGTTTTTGAAAAAGAGCCTCAACCAGAAATGGGATTATTAATGAATGAAAGTTTATCTTTGTCTCCACATATCGCTGGTTCTACTGAAGAAGCTCAAAGTAGAATCGGAACTGAATTAGCATCGCAAATTGCGAAGTTTTACGGAGTATAAATTTTAAGATTAACCAATGCCACAATTTAGACCTTTTAAAGGAATTCGACCAACTGAAGAAACAGCTCAGGATTTTGTTACAAAATCGGTAGATCGTTATTCGAAAGAGGAGTTAGAAGATAATTTAAATACAAGAAATCAATCTTTTTTACATGTTATTGAACCAACATGGGATAATTCGATTGAAAATGTTAATGAGCGTTTTACAAAAGTCAGAACTGTATTTGATAAACTTGTTGATAATCGAGTTTTGGTTCAAGATAAAGCGTCATTTTATATTTATCAATTAATTCAGCCAAATGGCCGCCAAGTTAAAGGTTTATTAGGATTGGTTAATATTAATGATTATAACGAAAATAAGATTAAGAAACACGAAGAAACTATACATCGACGTGTCGAACTTTTTGCGAATTATTTAAAAGGATCTCACTTACATGCCGAACCAGTATTGTTAACGTATAAACCTGCGCAACGTGTAGATTTATTGTTAGAAACTGAAATGAAGCGTAAACCAACTTTAAAAATTGTTGATGAAGAAGGTGTAGAGCATTTATTATGGCGTGTAGATAATCGTTTAAATCTAAAACAATTCAAAGATTCTATAGAAAAGTTAAATGATCTTTACATTGCAGATGGTCATCATCGTATGTCATCATCAGCGATGTACACAGAAAATATCGCTTCAGAATATGAAGATGAGGTGTATGGTGACGAAACTTTTAATTATACATTAGCGATGTTGGTTTCTAATGATGAATTAATTATTAAAGATTATAATCGTGTAATTAAAGATTTAAATGGTTTAAATAAGGAAGAATTTATTCAAAAAGTTGAAGAAAATTTCGAAGTTATTCCGAAAGGAAAAGAACTATTTGTACCTACAAAAAAACATCATATTTTGATGTATTTAGAAAATGAGTTTTATAGTATCTATCCTAAAAACACAAATTTAGATGTTGAAGGTTTAAGAGAATTAGA containing:
- a CDS encoding PLP-dependent cysteine synthase family protein → MTGKYNNVLELVGNTPLVRLNRINQDIPGEVYAKLECYNPGHSTKDRIALHIIEEAEKKGLLTPGATIVETTSGNTGFAVAMVSIVKGYKCILAVSDKTKAEKIAYLKALGAKVFICPANVPADDPRSYYEVAKRIAAETPNSIYINQYFNLGNTEAHFLTTGPEIWAQTEGKITHLIGCTGTGGTLTGSGRYIKEQNPNVRVIGVDAYGSILKKYHETGEIDPNEIYSYQIEGMGKNLVPGALDFSVVDKFVKVSDEESAYTTRELALKEGLMVGYTSGAATQALKQLAAEGEFDENSVVAVIFPDHGSRYITKVFSDEWMNEQGFNNSKLNGLESRATVEYINK
- a CDS encoding aminotransferase class I/II-fold pyridoxal phosphate-dependent enzyme, translated to MDIFERLKQNPGPLGQFADYGEGYYVFPQLKGEIGPVMEFQGKKVITWSINNYLGLANHPEVRKADADAAAEYGMAYPMGARAMSGQTDFHAQLEQELADFVQKESSYLMNFGYQGMVSTIDALVSKNDVIVYDAECHACIVDGVRLHFGKRFIYQHNNIESFEKTIIRARKLADKQGGGVLVITEGVFGMTGKQGILKEIAAYKDEYNFRLLVDDAHGFGTLGKTGAGAGEEQGCQDKIDIYFSTFAKSMAGFGAFIAGDKDIIRILKYNLRSQIFAKSLTMPMVIGGLKRLELLRNSSELKDKLWHNVNKIQNGLKERGFDIGGSDTCVTPIVLNGSPIEATVLAKEMREEYGIFVSVVVYPVIPKGMIIFRIIPTAVHEDEHIEYTLNSFAEIRGKLEDGYYKRKAEELNVDFVQY
- a CDS encoding D-2-hydroxyacid dehydrogenase produces the protein MKILANDGISKAGQEALEAKGFEVITTHVAQEQLANYINDKQVEVLLVRSATKVRQDLIDATNLKMIGRGGVGMDNIDVEYAREKGIQVINTPASSSQSVAEFVFAHIFSIVRNLHNANRNMPLEGDTNFNGLKKAYAKAYELRGKTMGVIGFGRIGVEVIRVAIGLGMNVVVYDKFPATREIELDFFDGQTVKFTLTSTDFDEVITKADFITLHVPAQDGYIIGAKELAKMKDGVVIVNTARGGVIDELALTEAIESGKVLGAGLDVFEKEPQPEMGLLMNESLSLSPHIAGSTEEAQSRIGTELASQIAKFYGV
- the serC gene encoding 3-phosphoserine/phosphohydroxythreonine transaminase encodes the protein MKVHNFSAGPCILPQVVFDKMAEACLNFNNSGTSILEISHRRKDAVEVIDNARALVKELMNVPATHDVLFMQGGASLQFPTVAYNLLTEGGKAAYLDSGKWAANAIKEAKRFGEINVVASSKEDNYNYVPKGYDIPTDVDYFHCTSNNTIFGTQMKEFPTTNAPLVCDMSSDILSKHVDVSKFGVIYAGAQKNMGPAGSAVAIVQKDLLGKTGRNIPDYLNYETHIKKESSFNTWPVIAIYGVMLNLQWLKEQGGVEAIAKVNTAKAEAMYAEIDRNGLFTGTANIEDRSQMNATFVLNNENIKAEFDAMLKEAGVVSLAGHRDVGGYRASMYNALPLESVQVLVEVMKQFEQKFG
- a CDS encoding DUF1015 domain-containing protein — translated: MPQFRPFKGIRPTEETAQDFVTKSVDRYSKEELEDNLNTRNQSFLHVIEPTWDNSIENVNERFTKVRTVFDKLVDNRVLVQDKASFYIYQLIQPNGRQVKGLLGLVNINDYNENKIKKHEETIHRRVELFANYLKGSHLHAEPVLLTYKPAQRVDLLLETEMKRKPTLKIVDEEGVEHLLWRVDNRLNLKQFKDSIEKLNDLYIADGHHRMSSSAMYTENIASEYEDEVYGDETFNYTLAMLVSNDELIIKDYNRVIKDLNGLNKEEFIQKVEENFEVIPKGKELFVPTKKHHILMYLENEFYSIYPKNTNLDVEGLRELDTYIFEEHLLKPILDIHDTRNDKRIGFVAGTKDKDGIEVIKQQVDSGDFVAGFAFYPVSVNDLQLIADLGLKMPPKSTYIEPKPLSGFTIFDLKD